From a single Calothrix sp. NIES-2098 genomic region:
- a CDS encoding fatty acid desaturase, with protein MSTDTITQPELRDEKTEQHHNPQQILSVEDLSILNQRSNSKGLVQLAGHLAIVGCSGYVWATNFGNWLIAIPALIIYGFSLATMFAPMHEAGHRTAFANNRLNDVVAWFAGLLSFYNSTFYRRYHKWHHRYTRVPDKDPELTDLTPRNLGEYFLVLSGLPWWVDKIQGHYRAALGQLDNCPFIPDTARDEVIRSTRLQLAVYAGAIALSIAVGQPWFLLYWLLPMIVGQPLLRFILLGEHTGCTLDANLLTNTRITLTLWPVRFLMWNMPLHAVHHLYPSIPFHAMPQAYPILSSHFTHVDSGYLKVNQYIIDNLGTLPC; from the coding sequence ATGTCAACTGATACGATTACTCAACCGGAATTACGGGATGAAAAAACTGAGCAACATCATAATCCTCAGCAAATTCTAAGTGTTGAAGACTTAAGCATTTTAAATCAGCGCTCTAACTCGAAAGGGTTGGTTCAACTAGCAGGACATTTAGCAATCGTTGGCTGTAGTGGCTATGTTTGGGCGACTAACTTTGGTAATTGGTTGATAGCAATCCCTGCATTAATCATCTATGGCTTCAGTTTGGCTACGATGTTTGCACCTATGCACGAAGCCGGACATAGAACTGCTTTTGCCAACAATCGCTTGAATGATGTTGTTGCTTGGTTTGCAGGTTTACTCTCGTTTTACAACAGCACATTTTATCGCCGTTATCACAAATGGCACCACCGTTATACTCGCGTTCCCGATAAAGATCCAGAACTGACGGATCTCACACCTCGCAACCTGGGTGAGTACTTCTTAGTACTTAGCGGTTTACCTTGGTGGGTAGATAAAATCCAAGGACATTATCGCGCTGCACTGGGACAACTGGATAATTGCCCATTTATCCCAGATACAGCACGAGATGAGGTGATTCGTTCTACTAGATTACAATTAGCAGTTTATGCAGGTGCGATCGCGCTTTCAATTGCAGTAGGTCAGCCTTGGTTTTTACTTTATTGGCTGCTACCGATGATTGTTGGTCAACCACTTCTGCGTTTTATTTTACTGGGCGAACATACAGGTTGCACGCTTGACGCTAACCTGCTAACAAATACGCGCATCACGCTAACACTCTGGCCTGTGCGATTTTTGATGTGGAATATGCCACTTCATGCAGTGCATCATTTATATCCATCAATTCCATTCCATGCAATGCCGCAAGCATACCCAATATTGAGTTCCCACTTTACTCATGTTGATTCCGGTTATCTCAAAGTCAACCAATATATTATTGATAACTTAGGAACGTTACCTTGCTAA